A window of the Limanda limanda chromosome 8, fLimLim1.1, whole genome shotgun sequence genome harbors these coding sequences:
- the LOC133009089 gene encoding extracellular serine/threonine protein kinase FAM20C, whose protein sequence is MYFVLVKLPVVPRWEKEPNYCDKVKKTPPYNHRNRMVDVIDMAVLDFLMGNMDRHHYKTFEKFGNETFVLHLDNGRAFGRHSRDESSILAPLRQCCRIRRSTLFGLRLLSLPAFRLSDVLRESLAQDPLAGGAPLLSEPHLSALDRRLVTVLRGMQTCQDQHSDVLYNDL, encoded by the exons ATGTACTTTGTCCTGGTGAAGCTCCCTGTTGTTCCCAGGTGGGAGAAGGAACCGAACTACTGTGACAAAGTCAAAAAGACGCCGCCTTACAACCACCGCAACAGAATGGTGGACGTCATAGACATGGCTGTGCTGGACTTCCTCATGG GCAACATGGACAGACATCACTACAAGACTTTTGAGAAGTTCGGCAATGAGACTTTTGTGCTGCATCTGGATAATGGGAGGGC GTTTGGGCGTCACTCCCGGGATGAGTCGTCTATTCTCGCTCCGTTGCGTCAGTGTTGCag GATTCGTCGCTCCACCCTCTTCGGCTTGCGTCTCTTGTCCCTTCCCGCCTTCCGTCTGAGTGACGTCCTGCGGGAGTCACTGGCTCAGGACCCCCTCGCCGGGGGGGCACCGCTCCTGTCCGAGCCGCACCTTTCTGCTTTGGACCGCCGCCTTGTAACCGTTCTGCGGGGGATGCAGACCTGTCAGGATCAGCACAGCGATGTCCTTTATAACGACTTGTAA
- the LOC133009090 gene encoding nuclear body protein SP140-like protein, translating to MDPLANEKPEELRLFFHRNKTVMSCMKNPGTFLSQLRDHDLIPKDRYMKVSCIKKKENMRTALYDMLDRVEQSQDLHLFWRCVFEDTILKVYPTLRRLRKSLMDDIRKRKKHSEVKEKEKEQVSSVKKKRKRSRRSMCEDDDEEQQPGPSSQPTPRRRKKSEKVNSQMKKGKKRDYLTLRLPKNQFPVTCGSKKGILSREGLAKVSEDDDDDDDDDDDDDDDDDDVENQEDRVPYSSNEGATDEDGATENQTEPEVGKVFKVTCEGEAGTLHQKRFASGTRGKCIRTERSWLTPIEFLKEALSQKSSWKKDIVFEGKPLCALIEAEVLKICSPLCECSLCKPNKTDLEDQKNDDECCVCKREQDLVMCDFCPCSFHQKCHLPHVDDNLLRDDRPWKCTFCVTTELQYGDKLKMTAALTQQISGHLLKCQYLVLRLFSADDQQTFASVPRLYLEGNSTRVQTPMWLEKVTEKLQGKEYGTVGDFVSDVKLIFTNCAMYNQANPELLALGDRLQQLFDSQFKVVFNINEQSGD from the exons ATGGACCCGCTGGCCAACGAGAAGCCGGAGGAGCTGCGGCTCTTCTTCCATCGTAACAAAACAGTGATGTCCTGCATGAAGAACCCGGGCACGTTCCTCAGCCAACTGCGGGACCACGACCTGATCCCGAAGGACAGGTACATG aaagTGAGTTGCattaagaaaaaagaaaacatgaggaCAGCCCTGTATGACATGCTGGACAGGGTGGAGCAATCCCAGGACCTCCATCTTTTCTGGAGATGTGTTTTCGAAGACACCATCCTGAAGGTTTACCCAACCCTGCGACGGCTGCGTAAAAGCCTCATGGACG ATATaaggaaaaggaagaagcaCTCTGAAGttaaggagaaagagaaggagcaggTGAGCTcagtgaaaaagaagaggaagcggTCCAGGAGGAGCATGTgcgaggatgatgatgaggagcagcagcccgGTCCTTCCTCTCAGCCGACTCCACGTCGGAGGAAAAAGTCAGAGAAAGTCA ATTCTCAAatgaagaaaggaaagaaaagggacTATCTGACTTTGCGTCTTCCTAAGAATCAGTTTCCTGTGACCTGTGGATCCAAGAAGGGGATTCTGAGCAGGGAGGGCCTGGCAAAAG Tgtctgaggatgatgatgatgatgatgatgatgatgatgatgatgatgatgatgatgatgatg TGGAAAACCAGGAGGACCGGGTTCCTTATAGCAGCAACGAAGGTGCTACAG ATGAAGACGGAGCGACTGAGAACCAGACGGAGCCAGAAGTGGGCAAAGTCTTCAAAGTGACATGTGAAGGTGAAGCTGGGACTCTACACCAAAAACGATTTGCATCAG GGACTCGTGGAAAGTGTATCCGAACAGAGAGGAGCTGGTTAACTCCCATAGAGTTTTTAAAGGAGGCATTAAGTCAGAAGAGCTCCTGGAAGAAAGACATCGTGTTTGAAGGAAAACCACTCTGTGCTCTCATTGAg GCGGAGGTCTTGAAAATCTGCTCCCCGCTGTGTGAGTGCAGTCTGTGCAAACCAAATAAAACAGATCTG GAGGACCAGAAAAACGACGATGAGtgctgtgtgtgtaaaagagagCAAGACCTGGTGATGTGTGATTTTTGCCCGTGTTCCTTCCACCAGAAATGTCACCTGCCACATGTAGATGACAACCTTTTGAG gGACGACAGGCCGTGGAAGTGTACGTTCTGTGTAACCACTGAGCTGCAGTACGGTGATAAGCTGAAAATGACAGCAGCCCTCACCCAACAGATCTCAGGACACTTACTG AAATGTCAGTACCTCGTACTGCGTCTGTTCAGTGCTGATGACCAACAAACCTTTGCTTCAGTCCCACGCCTCTAC TTGGAAGGTAACTCCACGCGTGTCCAGACTCCGATGTGGCTGGAAAAAGTTACAGAGAAACTCCAGGGGAAAGAATACGGAACAGTTGGAGATTTTGTGTCTGACGTCAAACTCATATTCACCAACTGTGCCATGTACAACCAG GCTAACCCTGAACTCCTCGCCCTGGGGGACAGACTGCAGCAGTTATTTGACTCACAGTTCAAAGTCGTGTTTAACATCAATGAACAGAGCGGTGACTGA